One Lytechinus variegatus isolate NC3 chromosome 14, Lvar_3.0, whole genome shotgun sequence genomic region harbors:
- the LOC121427517 gene encoding mucin-17-like — translation MLTKLAASAVFYVTALYLSIYAVTSGNAQCIENGISTNISSELVREGDSVTLSCYVSGAGGLSTSWVNPADEILSVDAVISGNLEPRFAIEANNANPECMVYNLTISNLTMADAGTYACRPTTATNPLSSEAILIAYEPSPIYPECRVTGGSTLVRTGDVLEFICESEPGVPEWDLVWESYLSGTISTSPINSTTTNSELKSITSSLNATADENGKIMSCFATCRDPGCVDKASRNCSLGQIVVVDNPVNEYFFVNDSLIFVTIGGNVSMECHTTLPGAEVNWLLHETVTESYVVETTPTGQSATIYITGITNTTSENPFVCSLNIDGALIATRKASLTLDPIPTTQIPTTVIQTMGPTTASYSTDMAPMNVTATPSMLVNVTSNATNAVNTTSQPGNATTTMSSGNVTTTLAYGNTTLGVTNSSSPNATAAATTPPQEPTTQAPFLRTNTTQQPQNTTMPTTTLQGGTNGTNVTSESGNTTATVGPFDPTIAQRNMTTLDWWKPQTTFFPQKTMFPQNPESPTNMMTQQPSTGPQTTPVASGPPNAIAAFFTLPIIMGIAAVGGLLLIFIVAAIVCVLTSKKRRGSQHDVEELTELSKRNSKPYEVPSSRTAESDPTFAAFGKGTSTQDLINIGDDHPSSAQQNGSNNVGRSNKNNGSDTRPLTANDLLSNGIDNHGMSDSIL, via the coding sequence ATGTTGACCAAACTTGCTGCCAGTGCGGTGTTTTATGTCACAGCactttatttatctatatatgcGGTAACCAGTGGAAATGCACAGTGTATTGAGAATGGAATAAGCACAAATATAAGCAGCGAGTTAGTAAGAGAAGGGGATAGTGTGACTCTGTCCTGCTATGTATCTGGTGCCGGTGGACTGTCGACTTCCTGGGTCAATCCAGCCGACGAAATCCTCTCCGTTGATGCAGTTATTTCTGGAAACCTCGAACCAAGGTTTGCGATCGAAGCCAATAATGCGAACCCGGAATGCATGGTATATAACCTTACCATATCAAACCTGACCATGGCCGATGCAGGCACCTATGCGTGTCGACCGACGACGGCAACGAATCCGTTGTCGAGCGAGGCAATTCTTATTGCATATGAGCCGTCACCGATCTATCCAGAGTGTCGGGTAACGGGAGGTAGTACCTTGGTCCGGACAGGAGATGTCTTGGAGTTCATCTGTGAAAGCGAACCCGGCGTTCCCGAATGGGATCTTGTCTGGGAAAGCTATCTGTCCGGTACGATCTCGACGTCGCCCATCAATTCGACAACGACTAACAGTGAGTTGAAAAGCATCACGTCATCATTAAACGCCACCGCTGATGAGAATGGAAAGATCATGTCCTGTTTTGCTACCTGTCGCGATCCAGGGTGCGTGGATAAAGCTTCACGGAACTGCAGTCTGGGACAGATCGTTGTCGTCGACAACCCTGTTAATGAGTATTTCTTTGTTAATGACTCTTTAATATTTGTGACGATTGGCGGGAATGTGAGCATGGAGTGTCACACAACGTTGCCCGGTGCAGAGGTGAACTGGCTCCTACATGAAACTGTAACAGAGAGCTATGTGGTAGAGACGACTCCTACTGGACAATCAGCAACCATCTACATTACCGGTATTACCAACACTACCAGTGAAAACCCTTTTGTATGTTCACTCAATATCGACGGTGCTCTTATCGCGACGAGAAAGGCTTCCTTGACACTCGATCCAATTCCGACCACCCAGATTCCAACCACGGTGATCCAGACGATGGGGCCGACGACGGCGAGTTATTCCACAGACATGGCCCCGATGAACGTCACAGCGACGCCCAGCATGTTGGTGAATGTCACATCAAACGCGACAAATGCGGTAAATACGACAAGCCAGCCAGGTAACGCAACAACAACCATGTCATCTGGCAATGTTACAACCACTCTGGCGTATGGTAATACGACATTGGGTGTGACAAACAGTTCGTCACCAAACGCTACTGCAGCTGCTACCACTCCCCCACAAGAACCTACGACACAAGCGCCATTTTTGCGTACAAACACAACACAGCAGCCACAGAATACGACCATGCCAACAACGACGCTGCAAGGAGGCACCAATGGGACAAATGTGACGTCAGAATCAGGCAACACAACAGCAACAGTAGGACCCTTCGACCCAACGATCGCTCAACGTAATATGACAACACTCGACTGGTGGAAACCACAGACAACATTCTTCCCACAGAAAACTATGTTTCCTCAGAATCCTGAGAGTCCTACGAACATGATGACCCAACAGCCTTCAACAGGCCCTCAGACGACACCAGTTGCTTCAGGTCCGCCGAACGCCATAGCTGCTTTCTTCACTCTTCCCATCATCATGGGTATCGCAGCAGTTGGTGGTCTCCTTCTCATCTTTATCGTCGCAGCTATCGTCTGCGTTTTGACGTCGAAGAAACGACGCGGCAGTCAACACGACGTCGAAGAGCTAACCGAACTCTCCAAGAGAAACTCCAAACCTTACGAAGTGCCTTCCAGCCGGACAGCAGAGTCCGATCCGACGTTTGCTGCATTCGGAAAGGGGACATCAACTCAAGACTTGATCAACATCGGCGATGATCATCCGTCCAGCGCGCAACAGAATGGTAGCAACAACGTAGGGAGAAGCAATAAGAACAATGGATCTGATACGAGACCGCTCACTGCTAATGATCTTCTTAGTAACGGTATTGATAATCATGGCATGTCTGATTCTATTCTTTAA